In the Actinomycetota bacterium genome, one interval contains:
- a CDS encoding tetratricopeptide repeat protein has translation MGIPDDTLAICLRGHRISAGLTQEELAERAGVSQRTISDIERGLRARMYPTTARLLAGALGLEPNERQRFEAVARGRSGHADGSARSGDRRGSNARLPVPLTRLIGRAQELGTIGAALRDRYLRLVTLTGPGGIGKTRLAVEAAGQALEGFADGVCFVPLAAIQEPGLVAPAIADALGVGQVEGALLEAIEEHLASSTVLIVLDTFEHVLEARAVVATLIAAGAGVRILVTSRAPLHLRGEREIPVPPLDLLGALDAGGSLAASPAAALFVERALAVKPDLDIGERSLGTIAEICRRLEGLPLAIELAAARARHLPLPALLARLKDRLQILTGGPTDLPGRQQAMVDTLRWSYELLREGEQVLFRRLCVFVGQFTLDAAEFVCGMPGGSDLLGGVSNLVDRSLLLLADSPDGAARYRMLDIIREFGEGLDESELLDDRHARYFLNLAEAAEPELRGPDQSTWLTRLAADRENLRAALGWAVDHAQAEIALRLAGALWMFWRLDGAFNEGRRWLDAALSFGPSAHPRPRAKALWGAAWLAYHQGAYAQAGAFGDQLLTLAQQGGDPLELRNAVTIAGLVAVAEGSYAQGVASFRDALDICRGGGPRWHLATSLFNLGWAEARAGDSDAAEVHLDEALALYRELGDRHFVARALTQAGYAALLRGDLRAAVTLSASSLEMFRELKDAWGLAEGLEAVSAVMSATGNARQAARTAGAASSIRESITTQQHPFDRVINERCLAGAREDLGEPAWSRAWAEGRSMTPEQAYEEASREAVTVVHHLSGRAGG, from the coding sequence ATGGGCATTCCGGACGACACTCTCGCGATATGCCTGCGGGGGCATCGGATCTCTGCGGGATTAACTCAGGAGGAGTTAGCCGAAAGAGCCGGGGTCAGCCAGCGAACCATCAGCGACATCGAGCGCGGGCTCCGCGCCCGCATGTACCCGACCACCGCCAGACTCCTGGCGGGTGCGCTGGGCCTGGAGCCGAACGAGCGGCAGCGGTTTGAGGCAGTCGCGCGGGGCCGGAGTGGGCACGCGGATGGCAGTGCAAGGTCGGGCGACAGGCGCGGCAGCAACGCCCGGCTCCCCGTTCCCCTGACTCGCCTCATCGGGCGCGCGCAGGAACTCGGCACGATCGGCGCCGCGCTCCGGGATCGTTACCTGCGGCTGGTCACCCTGACTGGCCCGGGGGGCATCGGCAAGACCCGCCTGGCTGTTGAGGCCGCTGGCCAGGCCCTTGAAGGGTTTGCCGACGGCGTGTGCTTCGTGCCCCTCGCTGCCATCCAGGAGCCCGGCCTAGTGGCCCCGGCGATTGCCGATGCCCTTGGGGTAGGCCAGGTCGAGGGCGCCCTGCTCGAGGCGATCGAGGAGCACCTGGCCAGCAGCACGGTCCTGATCGTCCTCGACACCTTCGAGCATGTCCTCGAAGCGAGGGCCGTGGTTGCCACCCTCATCGCAGCCGGTGCCGGCGTGCGCATCCTGGTCACGAGTCGAGCGCCGCTGCATCTGCGAGGGGAACGGGAGATCCCGGTTCCCCCACTGGACCTTCTCGGCGCGTTGGACGCAGGAGGGAGCCTTGCCGCCAGTCCGGCTGCCGCGCTGTTCGTGGAGAGGGCGTTGGCGGTGAAACCGGACCTTGACATCGGAGAGCGCTCGCTGGGGACGATCGCCGAGATCTGCCGCCGCCTGGAAGGCCTGCCACTGGCCATCGAACTTGCGGCAGCGCGGGCTCGTCACCTACCCCTACCGGCGTTGCTGGCCAGGCTGAAGGATCGTCTGCAGATCCTCACGGGTGGGCCTACCGACCTTCCGGGCCGCCAGCAGGCGATGGTCGACACGCTCCGGTGGAGCTACGAGCTGCTGAGGGAGGGCGAGCAAGTGCTCTTCCGGCGGCTCTGCGTCTTTGTCGGTCAATTCACGCTCGATGCAGCCGAATTTGTTTGTGGAATGCCGGGGGGCAGCGATCTGCTGGGAGGGGTCAGCAACCTGGTCGATCGCAGCCTGCTGCTCCTCGCAGACTCCCCCGACGGGGCCGCCCGCTATCGGATGCTCGACATCATCCGTGAGTTCGGTGAGGGCCTCGATGAGTCGGAGCTACTCGATGACCGTCATGCCCGATACTTCCTCAACCTGGCGGAGGCCGCAGAGCCCGAACTGCGCGGGCCTGACCAGTCGACCTGGCTCACTCGCCTTGCTGCCGATCGGGAGAACCTCAGGGCCGCCCTCGGATGGGCCGTCGATCACGCCCAAGCAGAGATCGCCCTCCGGCTCGCCGGCGCCCTATGGATGTTCTGGCGCCTCGACGGTGCCTTCAACGAGGGCCGGCGTTGGCTCGACGCCGCGCTGTCGTTTGGTCCGTCAGCGCACCCACGACCACGCGCAAAGGCGTTGTGGGGCGCCGCCTGGCTTGCCTACCACCAGGGGGCATATGCCCAGGCCGGTGCGTTCGGCGACCAGCTGCTGACGCTGGCTCAGCAGGGAGGTGACCCATTGGAGCTGCGCAATGCCGTCACGATCGCAGGGCTCGTGGCCGTTGCCGAGGGGAGCTACGCGCAGGGGGTGGCATCGTTCCGAGATGCCCTGGACATCTGCCGCGGCGGCGGTCCCCGCTGGCACCTGGCGACGTCTCTCTTCAACCTCGGGTGGGCAGAGGCGCGGGCGGGCGACAGCGATGCTGCGGAGGTTCACCTTGACGAGGCACTGGCCCTCTACCGGGAACTCGGGGACCGCCACTTCGTGGCGAGAGCGCTGACGCAGGCGGGCTATGCCGCCCTCCTCCGGGGCGACCTCCGCGCGGCAGTGACCCTTTCCGCATCGAGCCTCGAGATGTTTCGTGAGTTGAAGGACGCCTGGGGTCTGGCCGAGGGCCTGGAGGCCGTATCCGCCGTCATGTCTGCGACAGGAAATGCCCGGCAGGCAGCACGCACAGCCGGCGCCGCATCGTCCATCCGCGAGTCGATTACCACGCAACAGCATCCCTTTGACCGGGTCATCAATGAGCGCTGTCTGGCGGGGGCACGCGAGGATCTCGGTGAGCCGGCCTGGAGCCGAGCGTGGGCGGAGGGTCGCTCCATGACTCCGGAGCAGGCGTATGAGGAGGCCTCTCGGGAGGCAGTCACGGTCGTTCATCATCTCTCGGGGAGGGCGGGTGGTTGA
- a CDS encoding alpha/beta hydrolase yields the protein MGISAIEVGTVQANGTTLHYESRGEGSAILLIAGGLADAGQFGEFSDVLGRDHRVITYDRRGNSRSPAPEGWTTTTVEQQSDDAAALLVALGVSRPLVYGHSIGAPIALDLGLRHPATVQGVALHDPAMMGTLADPGAVMAVLGPVIGEAMTAGGPPAAADAFYRFAVGPAIDALDPAVYERMKADGGVLFGVEFESLSGWLPDEGALRENRVPVRLLVGAESPPFFREAAEWLSARLDAKIADVPGGHGAAFVHPNEVAQRLEDFIGEVGR from the coding sequence ATGGGCATATCGGCAATCGAAGTCGGCACGGTGCAGGCAAACGGGACCACGCTCCACTACGAGAGCAGAGGGGAGGGCTCGGCGATCCTGCTCATTGCGGGCGGGCTTGCCGATGCCGGCCAGTTCGGCGAGTTCAGCGACGTGCTTGGCCGAGATCACCGAGTCATCACCTACGACCGACGGGGCAACTCCCGCAGCCCCGCCCCCGAAGGCTGGACCACCACTACGGTGGAGCAGCAATCGGACGACGCCGCGGCCCTCCTGGTCGCCCTGGGTGTCAGCCGCCCGTTGGTCTATGGGCACAGCATCGGGGCCCCCATCGCGCTCGACCTCGGCCTTCGGCATCCGGCGACCGTCCAGGGGGTCGCCCTGCACGACCCGGCGATGATGGGCACGCTCGCAGACCCAGGGGCCGTCATGGCGGTCCTCGGTCCGGTGATCGGCGAGGCGATGACCGCCGGTGGTCCTCCGGCGGCAGCCGACGCCTTCTACCGATTCGCCGTGGGACCTGCCATCGACGCCTTGGACCCGGCCGTATACGAGCGCATGAAAGCCGACGGCGGCGTACTGTTCGGCGTCGAGTTCGAGAGCCTGTCCGGCTGGTTGCCGGATGAGGGCGCCCTACGGGAGAACAGGGTTCCCGTACGGTTGTTGGTGGGGGCGGAGAGCCCGCCGTTCTTTCGCGAGGCGGCCGAGTGGCTGAGCGCCCGCCTCGACGCCAAGATCGCCGACGTTCCCGGGGGCCACGGTGCTGCGTTCGTCCACCCAAACGAGGTCGCACAGCGCCTCGAGGACTTCATCGGTGAGGTGGGGCGATGA
- a CDS encoding SgcJ/EcaC family oxidoreductase: MSAEMGVANEEERSDVTDIRQVLEQIDVAWNVHDASKFAALFTGDARFTNVRGMQARGRDGVERFVAPLFATMFSDSEQHTLRIDTAFLAPGLAAVDAWWTMHGARTLDGSPRPTRYGLFSLVMRTTTEGWRIAVWHNMELAGLPPEDPAAWRFVIFHNEGPTKAH; this comes from the coding sequence ATGAGCGCCGAAATGGGGGTCGCAAACGAGGAGGAACGATCCGATGTCACGGATATCCGGCAGGTTCTCGAGCAAATCGATGTCGCGTGGAATGTGCACGACGCCAGCAAGTTCGCCGCACTGTTCACGGGTGATGCCCGCTTCACCAACGTGCGTGGGATGCAAGCGAGAGGTCGGGACGGCGTCGAGCGTTTTGTGGCACCTCTGTTCGCCACAATGTTCAGTGACAGCGAACAGCACACCCTGCGCATCGACACGGCATTTCTTGCCCCCGGTCTCGCCGCCGTGGATGCCTGGTGGACCATGCACGGAGCACGTACGCTCGATGGCAGTCCCCGCCCGACACGGTACGGCCTGTTCAGCCTCGTGATGCGCACTACGACCGAAGGTTGGCGGATCGCGGTGTGGCACAACATGGAATTGGCCGGCCTCCCTCCCGAGGATCCCGCAGCGTGGCGTTTCGTGATTTTTCACAATGAGGGGCCGACCAAAGCCCACTGA